The genomic region CGCGCGCGGGGCCCGTACCGACCCGGGCGGCTCCGGCCGCCCGGGTCGGCCTTTGCGCCGGCGGTCTCGGCCGCGGCGCTCGAGACGGGCGCCGCCGCCCCCGCCCGCGCCAGGAGGCGCGCTGCTAGGATGGGGGCCGTGACCACGCCAGCCGGGCTCGCCGCGGGCCCCGACCGCAAGCTCCGCTGCTCCTGGGGAGCGTCCGCCGCCGAGTACCTGCCCTATCACGACGGCGAATGGGGCCTGCCCACCGCCGACGACGTGCGGCTCTTCGAGAAGGTCTGCCTCGAGGGTTTCCAGGCGGGCCTCTCCTGGCTCACCATCCTGCGCAAGCGCGAGGCGTTCCGGCGCGGCTTCGCCGGGTTCGACGTCGAGAAGGTGGCCCGCTTCGGCGCCCGCGACGTGGCGCGCCTGCTCGCCGACGAGGGCATCGTCCGGCACCGGGGCAAGATCGAGTCGGCGATCAACAACGCGCGCCGCGCCTGTGACCTCCGCGACGAGGCCGGCTCGCTCGCGGCCTACTTCTGGCGGTTCGAGCCGGAGCCGGCCTCGCGCCCGAGGCGGCTCACCTGGGAAGCGCTCCGGGGCATGGCGACCACGCCCGAGTCGGTGGCGCTCTCGAAGGACCTCCGCCGGCGCGGCTGGAGCTTCGTCGGCCCCACCACCCTCTACGCCTTCATGCAGGCGGTGGGCATCGTGAACGACCACCTCGACGGCTGCGCGTTCCGGGCCAGCGCCGAGCGGGCGCGGCGGGCGTTCGAGAGGCCGCGGTAGCGCCGGAGACGAGGGCCCGAACCGGCGGCCTCAGCCCCAGACCGCGAACAGGAAGGCCGCCAGGGTCACGAGCCAGCCCGCGAGCAGGATCGGACCGACCGCGTAGACGTGGGGTACGGTGCGGCAGGCGTCCACGCGGGTGCACAGCAGCCTGCGCCGTCCGAGCAGCTGACACCGGAGGCAGGAGAGGGCCGTCGGATCACGGGGGGCGCCGGGCTGTGCGGGCAGGGTGAGCAGGCCTTCCGGTCGCGAGGAATCAGAGGGAGCCATCGTCGTCTCCGATCTTTGCTCGCACGGCGTTCGAACCGTCCAAGGCGGACGATTGCGCCCGGCTCGCTCGGCGCGCAAAGGCGCCGGTAAGAGGGGAGGCTATGCACTGGTCGCGAGGGACCAAACGTTTACGAGTGATTAAGACGGGGTCGCCACAAGGAGGCTCGCGGCGGGGAGGTGCTCGGAGAAGCGGCAGAGCGCGGCGGACGCGCCGCCGTGGCTCACGATCCCGATCGCGCGGCCGCTCTCCCCGAGGACCGGGGCGCCCGGGAGCAGCTCCGCCAGCCCCGGCGCGAAGAGCGTTGCGCCCCGGAGCTCCCCCGCGCCGAAGGCCCCACCGGGCGCGCCGAGACGGACCGGCCCTTCCCAGCTCGGCGACGGCTCCGGCAGGGCGGGCGCGAGCTCCTGGAGCAGCTCCTCGACGCGCAGGGCCGGGTTGAGCTCGTCGGGCACCGTGAGCCCGGCCGCCGTCGCGCTCCCGAGGAGCGCCAGCCCCGAGCACGGCTCGGCGTAGGTGACGATGGCGAAGGCGCGCCGGTCGGTGCCGGGCCGGCGGATCCGCACCAGCACCAGGATGCCGGGCGCGTCGGGATCGGGGAGGGTGGCGTTCCCGGTGGGCCGGGGCAGGCACTGGCAGGAGGTGGCGACGGCGCCGCCGGGGAGCGCGACCCCCAGCCCCACCAGCCGGTCGCCGTTGAGCGCGTCGAGGATCTCGACCACCGCCCCGGCCGCGCGCGTCTCGTCGACGGTCATCGGCGGCTCCTCACCCGTGCTCCGGGGCGAACCCCGGCCGCAGGAGCTGGACCGGCACCGTGATCCCGGCCGGCGCGTCGGCGCGCCCGGGCGGCAGGAGCGCCACCCCGTCGGCGTCGAGGAAGGTGCGCAGGAAGGAGGTCTCCTGCTTCCCGGCGCTGCGGGCGTGGAGCACGCCGTTGCGCCGCTCGAGCTTCACGCGCGAGAAGGTGACCCGGCCCGGCCGGTGCGAGAGCTGCTCGTCGAGGACGGCCGAGACGAGCGGGCGGAGCACGTGGCGGTGGCCCTGCATGCGCAGGAGCGCCGGCCGCACCAGCTGCTCGAACATCATGAGCGTCGAGACCGGATTGCCGGGGAGCGAGAGCACCAGGGTGGCGCCGCGCGCCCCGAACGCCGTCGGGTGGCCCGGCTTCACCTCGATGGTGAAGAAGATCGGCGTGACCCCCAGCTCGGCGAGCAGCTCGCGCACCAGGTCGCGGTCGCCCATCGAGACGCCGGCGGTGGTCACCAGCACGTCGGCGCCCAGCCCGAGCGTGAGGAGCGCGCGGAGCGGCTCGGCCTCGTCGCGGGCGATCCCCAGCCCCACCGGCACACCGCCCGCCTCCCGCACCGCCGCCGCGACCGCGATGGCGTTCGAGTCGTGGATCTGGCCCGGGCCGAGCGGCGCGCCCGGCTCGACCAGCTCGTCCCCGGTGGAGAGGATCGCGACCCGCGGCCGGCGGAAGACCGGCACCGTGAGCCGCCCTGCCGAGGCGAGGAACGACACCTCCGGCGCGCCCAGCACCGTGCCGGCGCGGATGGCCACCTGGCCCGCGCCCAGGTCGGCGCCGCGGTGGCGGACGTGGGCGCCGGCGGAGAGGGCCCGCGGCAGGTGGACCGCGCCCTCCCGCTCCTCCGCGTCCTCGAGCGGCACCACCGTGTCGGCGCCGGGCGGGATGGGGGCGCCGGTCATGATCCGGACCGCGGTGCCCGGCGCGACCGGGATGGTGCCGGGCGAGCCGGCGGGCACGAACCCCGAGACCGGCAGGACCACCGGGCCGGGGGCGTCCGCCGCGCGCAGGGCCCAGCCGTCCATGGCCGAGTTGTCGAAGCGCGGGAAGTCCACCTGCGTGGTGAGGTCGGCGGCGGCCACGCGGCCGACCGCGTCGAGCAGCGGCACGAACTCGGAGGGCAGGGGCTCGGCGCGAGAGAGCACGAGGTCGCGCGCCTCGAGGAAGGTCGTCGTCATGGGATCACTCCGGGATGCGCACCCCGAGCCACTCGGCCACGAGGCTCCGGGCCAGGGACTCGTCATTGGTGCCCTTGATGATGGCGCGGCCGTCGTCGAAGAGGGTCAGCTCGTGAGGCGGTGCGCGCAGGCGGACCAGGTAGTCGCTGGCGCGGACCTCGCCGTAGGCGCGGAGCCGCTCGGCCATGGGGGCGAGGCTCCGCCGCCGGTAGGGCAGCGCCCGGATCTGCACGGCGTCGCCGCAGAGCACGGTCACGAGGGCGCCGGTGTCGTCGAAGACCCGGCGGACGTTGCCGGCTACCAGCCCCTCGGCGCGGTCGAACACTTCGAACTCCACCTTCTGCCCCTCGGCGAGCTCCCGGTGGCAGCCGTCCGCCAGGATCACGCTGAAGTGGCAGAAGACGTCCTCACCGCCGGCGTCCTGCGCGAGGTAGCCGAACCCCCGCTCGAGGTCGAACCACTTGACGGTCCCCTGGACCATCAGAGGATCTCGACCAGCCGGACGTCGAAGAAGAGGTCGTGACCGGCGAGCGGGTGGTTGGCGTCGAGGGTGATGGTCTCGTCGGTCCTTGCGACCACCCGGGCCCGCACGCTCGCGCCGTCGGGGCCGCTCACCTCCCAGACGTCGCCCACCTTGGGATCGAAGTTGTTGGGGCGGTGGCGCCCCTCGGCCACGCGGAAGCGCTCCAGCCCGAGCTCCCGGGGAGTGAAGTCGTCGATGGGCAGCACCATCACCCGCGCCTCGTCGCGCGCCCCGAAGGCCCGCTCCGACCTGATGGTGATGGTCGCCTGCTGGCCGGGCGCGAGCCCGACGAGCGCGTCCTCGAAGTCGGGCGGCATCTCGCCTTCGCCGATGACGAGGGCGGTCGGCCCGAAGGTGACCCCGGTGCCCTTGAAGTTCGCGAAGTTCGTGTTCCCGGCGTCCTCGGTGGTGTCGAAGACCGTCCCGTCGGCGAGCCTCCCCGTGTAGTGGAGCCTCACCTTGTCGCCGCGCGTCGCCGTGCTCATCGAACCCTCCTGTCCTGCATCCTGGCAGTCTCGTCCGGAGCGACGCTCCGGCGAGCTCACGACTTCCTCGTTCGCCCGCAGGCGCAGGCCGCGACCCGGACGGTCGCGGAGACCTGGGGCATCCCAGCCTCGAGATCGATGCGCCGGCCGGCGCGCCCGTCGGCCACGCCGGCCAGGAGCTGCACCAGCTCGAGCGCGGCGAGCGCGCCCAGGGCCGCCGCCGACGCGCCCGGCCGCGCCGTCATCCCGCTCGCGAGCCGGGTGGCGCACTGGTAGCAGGGGGCGCCGGCGGGCACCGTCACCACCTCGCCGTCGTCGCCGTCGGCGAGCGCGACCACGTGCGGCAGCCCGGCCAGCCTCGCCTGCGCGGCGGCGGCGCGGGCGATGGCCGGCGAGGCGGCGCAGACGAGCGCCGCGGTCGGCTCGCTGCCGGTGGCGTACGGGCGGGCCTTGCAGAGCGAGGTCCCGGCGCGCACCGCCGCCATCGCCGCGAGGACCCGCGGCTCGCCCGGCCGGCCCGCGCCGTACAGCCAGCTCGCGGCGTCCTCGGGCCCGAGGTCCTGCGGATCGTCCACGAGCAGCGTGCCCACCCCCGCGGCGGCGAGGTAGAGCAGGGCCGGCCCGGCCACCTCGCCGGCGCCCACCACGTGGACGCGGGCGGCGCGCAGGAACTCCTGCGTCACCGGCACGAACCCGGGCAGGCTCAGGTGGCGCGCGTAGCGCGCGGCCTCGGCTTCGGAGAGGGGCACGGTCAGCCTCCTGCGACGGCGGAGAGGGGAGCGGCGCCGGTCCGGCAGGTGTGGCAGCCCTCCCGCCGCGGGAGCGGCACGGCGCGGACGCGCCCCCCGCGCGACTCGTAGCTCACGAGCTTGCCGGCGTAGGTGCCGGGCCGGCCCTGGAGGAGGCGGACCGCCTCCGCTCCGAGGAGCGCGCCGACGAGCCCGGCCAGGGGCCCCAGCACGCCCGAGCCGGCGGGGCCGTCGGGCGGGGGCTCCTCGAAGAGGCAGCGCAGGCAGCCGGTGGTCCCGGGCAGCACCGTGACGAGCTGCGCCGAGTAGCGCAGCGCGCCGCCGTGCACCAGCGGCCGGCCCGCCGCGACCGCCGCGTCGCTCGCCAGGAAGGCGGCCGCGACGTCGCCTCCGCCGTCCACGACGAGATCGACGGCGCGCGTGAGCTCGACGGCGCTCGCCGCGTCGAGCCGGCGGTCGAGGGGCTCGACCCGGCAGGCAGGGAAGAGCTGCCCGAGCCTGCGCGCGGCGGCCGCGGTCCTCCGCTCCCCCAGCTCGGCCTCGCCGAAGAGCGGCTGCCGGGTGAGGTCCGAGGGCTCGACGGCGCCGCCGTCCACCAGCGTGAGACGCCCCACCCCGGCGCTCGCCAGCACCAGCGCCGCCGCGCCGCCTGGCCCGCCCGCGCCGATGACGAGGGCGCTCTTCTCCGAAAGTGTGCCGCGCATCGCCGCCGCCCCCATCGCCTAGTCGAGCCCGAGCTTCTTCACCTGGTAGCGGAGCGAGTCGTAGGTCATCCCGAGGAGCTTCGCCGCCTGGGCCTTGTTGCGCCCGGTCCTGGCGAGCGCCTGGAGGATGAGGGTGGACTCGAGGTCCTCGAGGCAGAGCCCGCCATCGGGGAGGCTGAACTCGACGGCCGCCGCGGCTGCCGGCGCCGGCGCCTGAGCCGGCGCCTGAGCCGGAGCCGGAGCCTGAGCCGGGAGCGCAGCCTGCCGGCGGCCGATCTCGCGGGGCAGGTGCTCGGGGGTGATCACCGGACCGCTCTCCAGCACCACGAAGCGCTCGACCATGTTGCGCAGCTCCCGCACGTTGCCCGGCCAGTCGTGCGCGAGGAGCAGGCTCTTCGCCTCCGGCGAGAAGCCGGCGGGGCCGGAGCGGCCGTACTTCCTGCCGAAGAAGGCCAGGAAGTGCTGCGCGATGGACAGGATGTCGTCCGGGCGCTCGCGCAAGGGCGGGAGGCGCAGGCAGAAGGTGGCGAGCCGGTAGTAGAGGTCGATGCGGAACTCGCCACTCTGCACCTCCTCGTCGAGGTTCCGGTTGGTGGTGGCGAACACCGTGGCCTCGATGGGGATGTCGTGCCGGCCGCCCACGCGCCGGAAGCGCCACTCCTCCAGCGCGCGCAGCAGCTTCGCCTGCAGCCCCCACTTCATCTCGCCGATCTCGTCGAGGAGCACGGAGCCGCCCGAGGCCAGCTCGAAGATGCCCTTCTTCTCCGACTTGGCGTCGGTGAAGGCCCCCTTCTCGTGGCCGAAGAGCTCGCTCTCGATGAGGTGCTCGGGGAGGGCCGCGCAGTTGATGCCGATGAAGGGTGCCCGATCGTCCGCCTCTCCGCGGTGCATCAGGCCGTGGACGTGGCGCGCCAGGAGCTCCTTGCCGGTCCCGTTCTCGCCGGTGATGAGCACCGCCGGGACGCCGGCCCGCGCCAGCTTCTCGGCGCTCTCCTTGAGCTGCCGGAGGGCGTCGGAGGTGCCGATGAGCTCCCGCTGGTTGAGGCCGGAGCTGATCTTCCGGAGGTAGCCCACCTCCTGCTTGAGGCTCCCGCGCTCCATGAGCGAGGCGACCACCAGCTTCACCTCTTCGAGGTCGAAGGGCTTGGTCAGGTAGTCGGCCGCCCCGAGCTTCATCGCCCGGACCGCGCTCTCGGCGCTGTCGTCGGAGGTGAGCATCACCACCTGCGCGCCCACCCCGGCGTCGATGAGCTCCTGCAGCAGCTCCATCCCGCTCCGGCCGGGCATCTTGAGATCGAGGAAGACGACGTGGGGCGAGAACGCCAGGAGCTGGTCGAGCGCCCCCTCGGGATCCGACCGCGCCTCGACCTGGTAGCCCTCGTGCTTGAGCGACCGCGCCAGGATCGAGACGATGAGCTCGTCGTCGTCGAGCAGGAAGATGCGCCCCTTGGCCTTCATGCCGCCACCGGGGTGGGAGCCGGGCTGGGGAGCTGCACGCGGAAGATCGAGCCGCCCGCCGGGTTGGGCGCGACGCTGATGGCGCCCCCGTGCTGCTCCACGAGCTGCTTGCAGATGGCGAGCCCGAGCCCGGTCCCCTTCGGCTTGGTGGTGAAGAACGGGAGGAAGATCTTCTCCACGTGCTCGGGGCTGATCCCCCGCCCGGTGTCGGAGATCTCGATCTGGATGGCGCTCCCGGTGGCGGAGGTCCGGACCGAGAGCGTGCCGCCTTCGGGCATCGCGTCCACGGCGTTCAGCACGAGGTTGAGCAGCACCTGCTGGAGCTGCATCGGGTCGGCCCGCAGCTCCGGGACCGGCTGCAGGTCCCGGGTGATGGTGACCGGCGCGGCGCCGGACGACGCGCCGCCGTGGGTCTTCACGTGGAAGGCGAGGATCATGTCGATGAGGGCGTTGACGTCGAGCTCGGTGAGCTGGGGCTTCCCCGGCTTGGCGAAGTTGAGGAAGTTCTTCATCAGCGACTCGAGCCGGGCCACCTCGCGGGAGACCCCGCCCACGAGGTCGCGGTCTTCCTTGGAGAGCTCCGCCTCGTCGGCCAGCACCTGCATGGCCGCCTTGATGCCGCCGAGGGGATTCTTGATCTCGTGGGCCAGGCCCGCCGCGAGCTGGCCCACCACCACCATCTGCTCGGTCCGCTGCGTCCGGAGCATGTGCTCCTTGAGCGAGCCGGCCATGTCGTTGAAGGCCTCGGCGAGCTCCTGGAACTCGTCGGAGAGCCTCGCCACGCGGTGGTCGAGGTCGCCCCCCTTGAGCTTGCGCGTCGAGGCGAGCAGGACGCGCAGCTGCCGGGTCAGGCCGGAGATGCAGAGGTAGCCGAGCAGCGCCGCCAGCACCGGGCCGACCGCCAGGAGCGCGTAGAGGACGCGCTGCGCGTGCCGGATGGCTTCGGCCGTCCGGCGCGTCTGCCGCTCCAGGCTCACGGTCGTGACGTCGACGATGTCCCGGACCTGGCCGATGAGCTTCTCGCCGATGGGGAAGGCCGGATCGTCCACCGAGGCGAGCCCCGGCGCGCGCGCCATGCTGCGCTGCAGGGCGCCCTTGTACAGCTCGGTCTGCGCGTTCAGCGCGTTGAGCTGCTCGGTGACCGCGGCCGAGTGGTGGCACGCGAAGCAGGAGTCGACGCGCTTGCCCAGCGCGTCCACGTCGGCGATGACCACGTCGAGGTTGCGCGAGCCCTGGGTGCTCCGGAGGAGGAAGTCGAGCTCCACCTGCTTCAAATGGAGCAGGTACTGCTCGCGCAGGATCTCGACCTGGTGGAGGGTGATGAGGTGATTGAGATCGGTCGTCGCCGCGTCGATCCGGCGGGCGATATCGACGCCGGCCAGGAGGAAGACGAGCGTGAATACGCTCAATGCGACGATGATCTTGCGCTTCAACGGAGCTCCCCCCAGTACGGCGTGAGCGAATATACTCCAACCGGGGCCGGTTAGGCCGTTCGAGGGAGGAAGAATGAATCACTTCACCTTCCCCGTGCGCCAGGCGAGGCGGTCCGCCGCGATGGACGACGCGCCGATCGACTGGAACGAGGCCTGGCAGGCCGCGCGGCTCCGGGCCGGGAAGCGGAGCGGCAAGGAGGTCTGGGACCGGCGCGCCCCCTCCTTCGCCCGGAACGCCTCGGCGAGCGGCTACGTGGAGCGGATGCTCGAGCTGATGCGGCCCGAGCCCTCCTGGACCGTGCTCGACGTCGGCTGCGGGGCGGGGACCCTGGCCGCGCCGCTGGCGCGCCGGGTGCGCGCGGTGACCGCCCTCGACTTCTCCCCGCGCATGCTGGAGCTCCTGCGGGAGCGCTGTGCCGCAGAGGGAATCGACAACGTCGCGCCGGTGCTCGGCTCCTGGGAGGACGACTGGGCCGGGCTCGGGATCGGCAGCTGCGACGTGGCGCTGGCGTCGCGCTCGCTCTCGGTGCCCGACCTGCGCGCCGCGCTCCTCAAGCTCGACGCCGCCGCGCGCCATCGCGTGTTCGTCACCGCGCCGGTGGGCGACGGCCCCATCGACCGGCGGGTGCTCGCGGCGGTGGGGCGCGGCTACGTCCCCGGCCCCGACTACGTCTATCCCGCGAACCTCCTGCGCCAGCTCGGCATCGAGGCCGCGGTCGAGCTCATCGCGGTGGAGGGGGTCCGCCAGTACGACACGCTCGACGACGCGGTGGAGCGGCTCCGCTGGATGGTGCCCGAGCCCACGCCCGAGGAGCTGGCGCGGCTGCGGGGCTGGCTCGCGCGTGAGCTCTCGCCCCGCGCCGGCGGCCTCGAGCTCTGCCCGCGGACGTTCCACTGGGCGGTCATCTCCTGGGTCCCGGCGCGCGGCCGGTGAGCGTTCGCCGGCGCCGCGCGCTCGGCGGCGACGCACATGGTGAGATCCCCAGGTAGTTGGGCTTAGCGCCGGAAGCCGCCGCGCGCCCACCTCGCCCCGCACCCGCAACCAAGCGTAACTGCCGCGCATTCGATGTGCGGCGGCGTGGCACGTCGAGTGCAGCTTGCGTAGCGACGACGCAACGGGACCGCCTTCGAAGCCCAGCGAGGAGAGAGCCAATGGCAGGTAATGATCAGCTTCCAGTCGTGACGATCCCGGAAGAGCTTACGACCCTCGAGCAGGTTCGTGAGTTCATCCACACGACCATCAGCCGCCGCACCTTCAACAAGTCGCTGGGGATCGCCGGCCTGGGCGCCATCGCCTTCCAGTACGGCTGCAGCTCCAGTACCCAGAACGTCGCGCCGCGCCCGATCTTCGTGGCGAACGCCGACGGGCTGGTGGTGGCCGACAACACCCTCTGCGTCGGCTGCCGCCGCTGCGAGTCGGCCTGCGTGGCCTTCAACCAGGGCAACCAGGCTCCGGGGAACAACCCGGCCAATCCCACCGGCGCCGACGCCGCCGCCTCCACCATGGCGCAGCCGGCCATCTCCAACATCAAGATCAACCGGAACCTGCTCTACGGCGTGAACGGCGCCAAGGACATGACCGGCCAGGGGCTCTACGGCAACTTCACCGTCGTCCAGAACACCTGCCTCCAGTGCCCGCACCCGGTGCCCTGCCAGCTCGCCTGTCCGCACGGCGCGATCCAGGTGGTCGGACCAGTCAACGCCCGGGTGGTGAACACCGACCTCTGCCAGGGCTGCGGGGTCTGCGTGAAGGCCTGCCCCTGGCAGATGCCCTCGCTGGACGGGGAGCCGCTCGCCAAGGGGACCAAGGCGCACAAGTGCCACCTCTGCGGCGGCGCGCCGGAGTGCGTCGCGGCCTGCACCACGGGCGCGCTGCAGTACCTGCCCTGGACCGACCAGACCTCCTACACGCCGGTGCGCCAGACGGTCCCCGCGTCGATCCAGATGCCGCCGGACGTCGCGGCCACCTGCTCCAAGTGCCACTGAGACCTTTCCGACCAATCTGACTCAATTACCGACGAGGTAGAACAATGGCAACGAGCTACGGCTGGACGGGACAGATTCTCCGGGTCAATCTCACGCTGGGCACCTGCAAGGCCTATCCGACCAACGCGTTCCCCGTGATCCTCTGGGACGAGTCGGACCCGATGGACAAGAAGGAGAAGCAGGTGGGGACGGTCGACATGACCGCCTACCTCGGCGGCCACGGCATCGGCTACCGGGTCCTCACCGACGAGGTCCCGGTCGGCTCGAAGTCCTGGAGCGAGCAGTGCCGCATCATCTTCGGCGTCGGCCCGATCACCGGCTCCGGCTCCCCGTCGTCCGGGCGTACCTCGGTCACCACCCTGCACCCGATCCACACGAACGAGCTGGTGGACGGCGGCCAGATGGGCGGCAACTGGGGCCCCGAGCTCAAGTACGCCGGGTTCGACGCCGTCGTCATCCTGGGCCAGTCGGCCAAGCCGGTCTGGCTGCGCATCGAGGACGGGAAGGCCACGCTCGAGGACGCCTCGATGATCTGGGGCTCGGGCATCTACTTCTCCAACAACTACATCGTCAACGAGATGGGGCCCGAGGCCCACGTGGCCTGCATCGGGCAGGCGGGCGAGAACCTGGTTCGCCTCTCCGCGGTCTACACCGACCGCTCCCACCGCGCCGGCGTGGTCGGCAGCGTCATGGGCTGGAAGCGGCTCAAGGCGATCGGCGTGCGCGGCACCGGCGCCGTCAACATCGCCGCCGACAAGGCCAAGTGGAAGTCGCTCGT from Anaeromyxobacter paludicola harbors:
- a CDS encoding class I SAM-dependent methyltransferase, encoding MNHFTFPVRQARRSAAMDDAPIDWNEAWQAARLRAGKRSGKEVWDRRAPSFARNASASGYVERMLELMRPEPSWTVLDVGCGAGTLAAPLARRVRAVTALDFSPRMLELLRERCAAEGIDNVAPVLGSWEDDWAGLGIGSCDVALASRSLSVPDLRAALLKLDAAARHRVFVTAPVGDGPIDRRVLAAVGRGYVPGPDYVYPANLLRQLGIEAAVELIAVEGVRQYDTLDDAVERLRWMVPEPTPEELARLRGWLARELSPRAGGLELCPRTFHWAVISWVPARGR
- a CDS encoding HesA/MoeB/ThiF family protein — translated: MRGTLSEKSALVIGAGGPGGAAALVLASAGVGRLTLVDGGAVEPSDLTRQPLFGEAELGERRTAAAARRLGQLFPACRVEPLDRRLDAASAVELTRAVDLVVDGGGDVAAAFLASDAAVAAGRPLVHGGALRYSAQLVTVLPGTTGCLRCLFEEPPPDGPAGSGVLGPLAGLVGALLGAEAVRLLQGRPGTYAGKLVSYESRGGRVRAVPLPRREGCHTCRTGAAPLSAVAGG
- a CDS encoding sigma-54-dependent transcriptional regulator encodes the protein MKAKGRIFLLDDDELIVSILARSLKHEGYQVEARSDPEGALDQLLAFSPHVVFLDLKMPGRSGMELLQELIDAGVGAQVVMLTSDDSAESAVRAMKLGAADYLTKPFDLEEVKLVVASLMERGSLKQEVGYLRKISSGLNQRELIGTSDALRQLKESAEKLARAGVPAVLITGENGTGKELLARHVHGLMHRGEADDRAPFIGINCAALPEHLIESELFGHEKGAFTDAKSEKKGIFELASGGSVLLDEIGEMKWGLQAKLLRALEEWRFRRVGGRHDIPIEATVFATTNRNLDEEVQSGEFRIDLYYRLATFCLRLPPLRERPDDILSIAQHFLAFFGRKYGRSGPAGFSPEAKSLLLAHDWPGNVRELRNMVERFVVLESGPVITPEHLPREIGRRQAALPAQAPAPAQAPAQAPAPAAAAAVEFSLPDGGLCLEDLESTLILQALARTGRNKAQAAKLLGMTYDSLRYQVKKLGLD
- a CDS encoding FKBP-type peptidyl-prolyl cis-trans isomerase, with the protein product MSTATRGDKVRLHYTGRLADGTVFDTTEDAGNTNFANFKGTGVTFGPTALVIGEGEMPPDFEDALVGLAPGQQATITIRSERAFGARDEARVMVLPIDDFTPRELGLERFRVAEGRHRPNNFDPKVGDVWEVSGPDGASVRARVVARTDETITLDANHPLAGHDLFFDVRLVEIL
- a CDS encoding molybdopterin molybdotransferase MoeA, producing MTTTFLEARDLVLSRAEPLPSEFVPLLDAVGRVAAADLTTQVDFPRFDNSAMDGWALRAADAPGPVVLPVSGFVPAGSPGTIPVAPGTAVRIMTGAPIPPGADTVVPLEDAEEREGAVHLPRALSAGAHVRHRGADLGAGQVAIRAGTVLGAPEVSFLASAGRLTVPVFRRPRVAILSTGDELVEPGAPLGPGQIHDSNAIAVAAAVREAGGVPVGLGIARDEAEPLRALLTLGLGADVLVTTAGVSMGDRDLVRELLAELGVTPIFFTIEVKPGHPTAFGARGATLVLSLPGNPVSTLMMFEQLVRPALLRMQGHRHVLRPLVSAVLDEQLSHRPGRVTFSRVKLERRNGVLHARSAGKQETSFLRTFLDADGVALLPPGRADAPAGITVPVQLLRPGFAPEHG
- a CDS encoding HAMP domain-containing sensor histidine kinase — its product is MKRKIIVALSVFTLVFLLAGVDIARRIDAATTDLNHLITLHQVEILREQYLLHLKQVELDFLLRSTQGSRNLDVVIADVDALGKRVDSCFACHHSAAVTEQLNALNAQTELYKGALQRSMARAPGLASVDDPAFPIGEKLIGQVRDIVDVTTVSLERQTRRTAEAIRHAQRVLYALLAVGPVLAALLGYLCISGLTRQLRVLLASTRKLKGGDLDHRVARLSDEFQELAEAFNDMAGSLKEHMLRTQRTEQMVVVGQLAAGLAHEIKNPLGGIKAAMQVLADEAELSKEDRDLVGGVSREVARLESLMKNFLNFAKPGKPQLTELDVNALIDMILAFHVKTHGGASSGAAPVTITRDLQPVPELRADPMQLQQVLLNLVLNAVDAMPEGGTLSVRTSATGSAIQIEISDTGRGISPEHVEKIFLPFFTTKPKGTGLGLAICKQLVEQHGGAISVAPNPAGGSIFRVQLPSPAPTPVAA
- a CDS encoding HesA/MoeB/ThiF family protein — encoded protein: MPLSEAEAARYARHLSLPGFVPVTQEFLRAARVHVVGAGEVAGPALLYLAAAGVGTLLVDDPQDLGPEDAASWLYGAGRPGEPRVLAAMAAVRAGTSLCKARPYATGSEPTAALVCAASPAIARAAAAQARLAGLPHVVALADGDDGEVVTVPAGAPCYQCATRLASGMTARPGASAAALGALAALELVQLLAGVADGRAGRRIDLEAGMPQVSATVRVAACACGRTRKS
- a CDS encoding 4Fe-4S dicluster domain-containing protein, encoding MTIPEELTTLEQVREFIHTTISRRTFNKSLGIAGLGAIAFQYGCSSSTQNVAPRPIFVANADGLVVADNTLCVGCRRCESACVAFNQGNQAPGNNPANPTGADAAASTMAQPAISNIKINRNLLYGVNGAKDMTGQGLYGNFTVVQNTCLQCPHPVPCQLACPHGAIQVVGPVNARVVNTDLCQGCGVCVKACPWQMPSLDGEPLAKGTKAHKCHLCGGAPECVAACTTGALQYLPWTDQTSYTPVRQTVPASIQMPPDVAATCSKCH
- a CDS encoding DNA-3-methyladenine glycosylase I: MTTPAGLAAGPDRKLRCSWGASAAEYLPYHDGEWGLPTADDVRLFEKVCLEGFQAGLSWLTILRKREAFRRGFAGFDVEKVARFGARDVARLLADEGIVRHRGKIESAINNARRACDLRDEAGSLAAYFWRFEPEPASRPRRLTWEALRGMATTPESVALSKDLRRRGWSFVGPTTLYAFMQAVGIVNDHLDGCAFRASAERARRAFERPR